In Nostoc sp. GT001, a genomic segment contains:
- a CDS encoding DUF29 domain-containing protein codes for MTAIIDLKTLYESNYLQWLEETIKCLKNRQLADIDYENLIEELEDLAKNEKRRVKSLLEQIIRHLLLYQYWDLEKQINTNHWAAEIISFRNQVNEDLSTNIRKHLEDNFSRIYSNALDYVKAKTKLTNLPESCPYSLEQILDKN; via the coding sequence ATGACTGCAATTATTGACCTAAAAACATTATATGAATCCAATTACCTGCAATGGTTAGAGGAGACTATTAAATGTCTCAAAAATCGACAATTAGCAGACATTGACTATGAAAACTTAATAGAAGAATTGGAAGATTTGGCTAAAAATGAAAAAAGACGAGTAAAAAGTTTATTAGAACAGATTATTAGACATTTATTACTTTATCAATATTGGGATTTAGAAAAGCAAATAAATACTAATCATTGGGCAGCAGAAATTATTAGTTTTCGTAATCAAGTAAATGAAGATTTAAGCACTAATATACGCAAACATTTAGAGGATAATTTCAGCAGAATTTATAGCAATGCCTTAGATTATGTGAAAGCTAAAACAAAGCTAACCAATTTACCTGAATCATGTCCTTATTCCTTAGAGCAAATTTTAGATAAAAATTGA
- a CDS encoding putative toxin-antitoxin system toxin component, PIN family translates to MTYSYQLVLDTNVLLTGLRSNRGASYKLLTILNDTRWQLNVSTTLVFEYEEILKREKEQLGLSDEDIDNVIEAICRIANRCSIFYLWRPVARDPDDDFLIDLAVECQADFIITYNKKDLQAAQKFGLTVVSPKEFLQIVGEIP, encoded by the coding sequence ATGACATATTCGTACCAACTTGTACTTGATACTAATGTACTGCTTACTGGTTTACGATCTAATCGTGGTGCATCTTACAAACTGTTAACAATTCTGAATGATACACGTTGGCAGTTAAATGTCTCTACCACCTTAGTCTTCGAGTATGAAGAAATTCTCAAACGAGAAAAAGAGCAGCTTGGATTGAGCGATGAAGATATTGACAACGTTATTGAAGCTATTTGTAGAATCGCTAATAGATGTAGCATTTTCTATTTATGGCGGCCAGTAGCACGCGATCCTGATGATGATTTTCTCATCGATTTAGCTGTTGAATGCCAAGCCGACTTTATCATCACTTACAATAAAAAAGATTTACAAGCAGCCCAAAAATTCGGACTGACGGTAGTTTCACCCAAAGAATTCTTGCAAATAGTAGGAGAAATTCCATGA